In the Streptomyces sp. cg36 genome, one interval contains:
- a CDS encoding glutamine synthetase family protein encodes MSAQHAQQAHQPHEVVERLAAEGIDVVRVGYPDLIGTDRARDVLLSHLPSACAHGLAFCRAVYHTTPQGDVVPVTGGLDAGLPDILVRPDLDTLAALPWEPGVAWCLGDVSDPRTGAPAPESPRDLLRAVLARCGEHGLSPVVGPELEYFLCETDPAAPGGWRRYCETSGAVYTTGLRADPDNHLLRLLRLLRDLGIGVTNGNHEFEGAQFEINLIHSGAADAADRAFRLKSAVKELARREGRLATFMAKPFNNAGGSGFHLHLSFQDAEGRDVFDAPSRPHGLSVTALHAVAGLLAHAPALSALANPTINSYKRFGPHTLAPWLIDWGLDNRSAMVRVPPERGAGARLELRLGDASANPYLLIAGAVGAALLGITAGEEPPTPLEGYGYDTTRSALLPSGLTAALDALEADTALTAVLGKEFTTAFLTYKRNEIERFQQHVTDWEFTEYAYHL; translated from the coding sequence CTCGCCGCCGAAGGCATCGACGTGGTCCGGGTCGGCTACCCCGACCTCATCGGCACCGACCGGGCCCGCGACGTGCTCCTCAGCCATCTGCCGTCCGCCTGCGCACACGGACTCGCCTTCTGCCGGGCCGTCTACCACACCACACCGCAGGGCGACGTCGTACCGGTGACCGGGGGCCTGGACGCCGGACTGCCCGACATCCTCGTCCGCCCCGACCTGGACACCCTGGCCGCCCTGCCGTGGGAACCCGGCGTCGCCTGGTGCCTGGGCGACGTCAGCGACCCCCGCACCGGGGCCCCGGCGCCCGAATCCCCCCGCGACCTGCTGCGCGCGGTCCTCGCGCGGTGCGGCGAGCACGGGCTGAGCCCGGTCGTCGGCCCCGAACTCGAATACTTCCTGTGCGAGACGGACCCCGCCGCCCCCGGCGGCTGGCGCCGCTACTGCGAGACGTCCGGCGCCGTCTACACCACCGGGCTGCGCGCCGACCCCGACAACCACCTGCTGCGCCTGCTGAGGCTCCTGCGGGACCTGGGGATCGGCGTCACCAACGGCAACCACGAGTTCGAGGGCGCGCAGTTCGAGATCAACCTGATCCACTCCGGGGCGGCGGACGCCGCCGACCGCGCCTTCCGCCTCAAGTCGGCGGTCAAGGAACTGGCCCGCAGGGAAGGCCGACTGGCCACCTTCATGGCCAAACCCTTCAACAACGCGGGCGGGTCGGGCTTCCACCTCCACCTGTCCTTCCAGGACGCCGAGGGCCGCGACGTCTTCGACGCCCCCTCGCGGCCCCACGGCCTCTCGGTCACCGCGCTGCACGCCGTGGCCGGACTGCTCGCCCACGCCCCGGCGCTGTCCGCGCTCGCCAACCCGACGATCAACTCCTACAAGCGCTTCGGCCCCCACACCCTGGCCCCGTGGCTCATCGACTGGGGCCTGGACAACCGCAGTGCCATGGTGCGCGTCCCGCCCGAACGCGGCGCGGGCGCCCGCCTGGAACTGCGCCTGGGCGACGCCAGCGCCAACCCCTACCTGCTCATCGCGGGCGCGGTCGGCGCGGCACTGCTCGGCATCACGGCCGGCGAAGAGCCCCCCACACCCCTCGAAGGGTACGGATACGACACCACGAGGTCGGCCCTGCTGCCCTCCGGCCTCACGGCCGCGCTCGACGCCCTCGAAGCGGACACCGCGCTCACGGCGGTCCTCGGCAAGGAGTTCACCACCGCGTTCCTCACCTACAAGCGCAACGAGATCGAGCGCTTCCAACAGCACGTCACCGACTGGGAGTTCACCGAGTACGCCTACCACCTGTGA
- a CDS encoding cytochrome P450, translated as MTEPAPNDPLALADVDLTDLDRFTDGVTPWRMFHTLRHQDPVHWQPEPSPNSGFWALTRHEDIVRVDRDPETFTSTRFVNLEELDDDQIKKRASILELDGVRHRALRGLLQRQFGQTVIGGYTDFLRGLTARTLDAALAQKSFDFVANVSADFPINVLARLLDVPPEDNQRLIQWGNRIIGHTDPDYADVLLHSAASERYRDLPFRSPAAVEVFAYGRELARQRRGGAGTDLISRLVNETPRDGIPLSPQDFDNYFLLLVVAGNETTRHTISHAMLALIQHPDELDRLRRDPALIPGAVEEFLRWASPVYHFRRTASRDVALGGKRIRQGDKVVMWFASGNRDEKVFENPYAFDTTRTAIDHVTFGKGSPHLCLGNLLARTEVRVMFEELIPRLADIRLTGDVPRVRSNFVNGIKRLPVEVTLA; from the coding sequence ATGACCGAGCCCGCGCCGAACGACCCGCTCGCCCTGGCCGATGTCGACCTCACCGACCTTGACCGGTTCACGGACGGCGTCACCCCCTGGCGGATGTTCCACACCCTGCGCCACCAGGACCCGGTCCACTGGCAGCCGGAACCGTCGCCCAACTCCGGCTTCTGGGCACTCACCCGGCACGAGGACATCGTCCGCGTCGACCGCGACCCCGAGACCTTCACCTCCACCAGGTTCGTCAACCTCGAAGAGCTCGACGACGACCAGATCAAGAAGCGCGCCTCGATCCTCGAACTCGACGGGGTACGCCACCGTGCGCTGCGCGGGCTGCTCCAGCGCCAGTTCGGGCAGACGGTGATCGGCGGCTACACCGACTTCCTGCGCGGTCTGACGGCGCGGACCCTGGACGCGGCCCTCGCGCAGAAGTCCTTCGACTTCGTGGCGAACGTCTCCGCCGACTTCCCCATCAACGTCCTCGCCCGCCTCCTGGACGTACCGCCCGAGGACAACCAGCGACTCATCCAATGGGGCAACCGCATCATCGGCCACACCGACCCCGACTACGCCGACGTACTGCTGCACAGCGCGGCGAGCGAGCGCTACCGCGATCTGCCCTTCCGCTCCCCGGCCGCCGTCGAGGTCTTCGCGTACGGACGGGAACTGGCCCGCCAACGCCGGGGCGGCGCGGGTACCGATCTCATCTCACGGCTGGTCAACGAGACCCCGCGGGACGGCATCCCGCTCTCCCCGCAGGACTTCGACAACTACTTCCTGCTGCTCGTGGTCGCGGGCAACGAGACCACCCGGCACACCATCAGCCACGCCATGCTCGCCCTCATCCAGCATCCCGACGAACTCGACCGGCTCCGCCGCGACCCCGCGCTGATTCCCGGAGCCGTGGAGGAGTTCCTGCGCTGGGCGTCCCCGGTGTACCACTTCCGCCGCACGGCGAGCCGCGACGTCGCGCTCGGGGGCAAGCGGATCAGGCAAGGCGACAAGGTCGTGATGTGGTTCGCGTCCGGCAACCGGGACGAGAAGGTGTTCGAGAACCCGTACGCCTTCGACACGACCCGCACCGCGATCGACCACGTCACCTTCGGCAAGGGAAGCCCCCACCTGTGCCTGGGGAACCTGCTGGCACGCACCGAGGTCCGCGTCATGTTCGAGGAACTGATACCCCGCCTCGCCGACATCCGCCTGACCGGGGACGTACCCAGGGTCCGCTCCAACTTCGTCAACGGAATCAAACGGCTGCCCGTGGAGGTGACCCTGGCGTGA
- a CDS encoding peptidase inhibitor family I36 protein encodes MLSARRTAIIVASLSMALAGTAATAQATPKAKAGSHCTADLSTHKTRCYDSFREVIAAATGGRVTDAPATPQQAAKDKKFLAELNAPANSAAQTRTALAQNTVVGGILYEDWNYGGSSLTLTIPSACKDDGQWDWGYNNLDDWNDRVSSVIPAGNCYVALYSDIYYNGTQQQYNTSTPYVGDAMNDRASSVKLL; translated from the coding sequence GTGCTTTCCGCCAGACGCACAGCCATCATCGTCGCTTCGCTGAGCATGGCCCTCGCCGGGACCGCGGCCACCGCCCAGGCGACGCCCAAGGCCAAGGCCGGCTCCCACTGCACGGCCGACCTCTCCACCCACAAGACCAGGTGTTACGACAGCTTCCGCGAGGTGATCGCCGCGGCGACCGGTGGCCGGGTCACCGATGCCCCGGCGACCCCGCAGCAGGCCGCGAAGGACAAGAAGTTCCTCGCCGAACTCAACGCTCCGGCCAACTCCGCCGCACAGACCCGGACCGCTCTCGCCCAGAACACGGTCGTGGGCGGCATCCTCTACGAGGACTGGAACTACGGCGGTTCGTCCCTCACGCTCACGATCCCCTCGGCGTGCAAGGACGACGGGCAGTGGGACTGGGGGTACAACAACCTCGACGACTGGAACGACAGGGTCAGCTCCGTGATCCCGGCGGGCAACTGCTACGTCGCGCTGTACTCGGACATCTACTACAACGGCACCCAGCAGCAGTACAACACGTCCACCCCCTACGTCGGCGACGCGATGAACGACCGGGCGAGCTCGGTCAAGCTGCTCTGA
- a CDS encoding MFS transporter: MHQRQLSLVHCYFWSRGVRCAVQWATRTHRSDRALITLEGFLSGHDTGVVSGALLFIRDTYGLSPFQQGCLVSVLLIGAMIGALAAGRTPDRLGRRETLALEGAVFVVGALIVSLARPAVPRSLTSKSAGNAGRCTCPDAHCIDRTRLPAGARRRIRAQERVS, translated from the coding sequence TTGCATCAGCGTCAACTGTCCCTGGTCCACTGCTACTTCTGGAGCCGCGGCGTCCGCTGCGCAGTCCAGTGGGCAACCAGAACGCATCGGTCGGACCGAGCGCTGATCACCCTCGAGGGCTTCCTGTCCGGCCATGACACGGGCGTGGTCTCGGGCGCGCTGCTGTTCATCCGGGACACCTACGGGCTTTCGCCGTTCCAGCAGGGCTGTCTCGTCAGCGTGCTGCTGATCGGAGCCATGATCGGCGCGCTGGCCGCCGGGCGGACGCCCGATCGTCTGGGGCGCCGCGAGACGCTGGCACTGGAGGGTGCCGTCTTCGTCGTGGGAGCACTGATCGTTTCCCTGGCGCGGCCCGCCGTACCCCGATCCCTTACGAGCAAGTCCGCGGGCAACGCCGGTCGGTGCACCTGCCCAGATGCCCACTGCATCGACCGTACTCGCCTCCCGGCGGGCGCGCGGAGGCGCATAAGAGCGCAGGAGCGCGTGTCATAA
- a CDS encoding ACP S-malonyltransferase, with product MFPGPGAHSAGSLGPLVSGSAELRGMLERIDRIAAEYGWEPVSDLLLRADEAHAGEVKQRPEHYWLAFYSTSLVLAAMLRSADVAADVLVGHSSGEVAALVAADALTADAGARVLCERIRAVNDTALPTGAMIAVEAAARRVEHMCAAVGDVSLAVAVDNGPRQVVVSGRSYAVHRLQRLAEALMVRATVLEAPGAFHNPMFGGAAHRFAEATAGIEVRAPLGRVYSPQLGRYVRSAGDVRELLAGLLVLPVAFRQALLHLYDDGVTDFVECGAGQLLTGLVAANLPATAQAVPLLSDGAQALSVPDVLARLVGRQQRPRDAVSAVSRAPLTAPRFAVAGEVPPAERDPSDRPAAAPALTELTRPGTV from the coding sequence ATGTTTCCGGGACCTGGGGCGCATAGCGCCGGCTCGCTGGGTCCGTTGGTCAGCGGCAGCGCCGAGCTGCGTGGCATGCTGGAGCGGATTGACCGCATTGCGGCGGAGTATGGCTGGGAGCCGGTGTCCGATCTCCTGCTGCGCGCCGACGAGGCCCACGCCGGTGAGGTGAAGCAGCGCCCGGAGCACTACTGGCTGGCCTTCTACTCCACCTCGCTGGTCCTGGCCGCCATGCTGCGGAGTGCGGACGTGGCGGCGGACGTTCTCGTGGGCCACAGCAGTGGGGAGGTGGCCGCCCTGGTCGCGGCCGACGCGCTGACCGCTGATGCCGGTGCGCGCGTGCTGTGTGAGCGGATCAGGGCGGTGAACGACACGGCCCTGCCCACCGGCGCGATGATCGCCGTCGAGGCTGCGGCCCGGCGCGTGGAACACATGTGTGCGGCGGTGGGCGATGTCTCCCTGGCGGTGGCCGTCGACAACGGCCCCCGCCAAGTCGTCGTCTCCGGCCGTTCGTACGCGGTCCACCGCCTGCAGCGGCTGGCGGAGGCGCTCATGGTGCGTGCGACCGTCCTCGAGGCGCCCGGGGCCTTCCACAATCCGATGTTCGGCGGGGCCGCCCACCGATTCGCCGAGGCCACGGCCGGCATCGAGGTGCGGGCCCCGCTCGGGCGGGTGTACTCGCCCCAGCTCGGTCGCTATGTCAGGAGTGCTGGGGACGTGCGCGAGCTCCTGGCGGGGCTGCTGGTGCTGCCCGTCGCCTTCCGGCAGGCGCTGCTCCACCTCTACGACGACGGTGTGACCGATTTCGTGGAGTGCGGGGCCGGCCAGCTTCTCACCGGCTTGGTCGCCGCGAACCTGCCCGCGACCGCGCAGGCGGTTCCGCTCCTGTCCGACGGCGCCCAGGCGCTCTCGGTGCCCGATGTGCTCGCGCGCCTGGTCGGCCGGCAGCAACGACCCCGGGACGCGGTCTCCGCCGTGAGCAGGGCGCCGCTGACCGCGCCCCGGTTCGCCGTGGCCGGCGAGGTGCCGCCGGCGGAGCGGGACCCGTCCGACCGGCCCGCCGCTGCCCCCGCGCTGACCGAGCTCACCCGCCCGGGAACCGTGTAG